The proteins below come from a single Rhizobium rhizoryzae genomic window:
- a CDS encoding extracellular solute-binding protein has product MKRLLLGAAIACTNLLSATATFATELSFWTWRQEDKAEYEKFFADFTKANPDITIKFEAFEATNYNTVLSTALAGGKGPDLMMTRTYGGIESLAGAGYLMPLDDKKIPAVKGFSEAALASVTMRSNKTLYAVPAASQTMLVIYNTEIFQKNGITEPKSWDEFIAACEKLKAAGVMPFANGTATAWQNETIVSALTSSIMGKAFYADLMAGKTDFNDKRYVEALTKLKEISKYFPEGFVGLDYASAQQLFTSGMAGMFAGGSFELANFAKQNPALKMGVFAAPGLKAEDEKLVGLFFDSGFGANAKPKDEAAAVKFLNYAASKEFAQAFANRLSNVSAVPGVTFDSPLLAKVAELNKNSIAYMTLVNFRYGEPTGSNLIQAGVSKLLNGQATPADVGKSMTDGLAAWYAPFKK; this is encoded by the coding sequence ATGAAAAGACTTCTTTTGGGAGCAGCCATCGCCTGCACAAACCTGTTGTCAGCAACCGCGACCTTCGCGACCGAGCTTTCATTCTGGACCTGGCGCCAGGAAGACAAGGCCGAATACGAAAAGTTCTTCGCCGATTTCACCAAGGCGAACCCTGATATCACCATCAAGTTCGAGGCGTTCGAGGCCACCAACTACAACACGGTGCTTTCCACAGCACTTGCCGGTGGCAAGGGTCCGGACCTGATGATGACGCGCACCTATGGCGGCATCGAAAGTCTTGCCGGCGCTGGCTACCTGATGCCGCTCGACGACAAGAAGATTCCAGCGGTCAAGGGCTTCTCCGAAGCCGCGCTCGCATCTGTCACCATGCGCTCCAACAAGACGCTGTATGCGGTGCCTGCTGCAAGCCAGACCATGCTGGTGATCTACAACACCGAAATCTTCCAGAAGAACGGCATCACAGAGCCGAAGAGCTGGGATGAGTTCATCGCTGCCTGCGAAAAGCTGAAGGCCGCGGGTGTCATGCCTTTCGCGAACGGCACGGCAACCGCGTGGCAGAACGAAACCATCGTTTCGGCACTCACCTCCTCCATCATGGGCAAGGCATTTTATGCAGACTTGATGGCGGGCAAGACAGACTTCAACGACAAGCGCTACGTCGAGGCGCTGACGAAGCTGAAGGAAATCTCCAAATACTTCCCGGAAGGTTTCGTCGGTCTTGATTACGCCTCCGCCCAGCAGCTCTTTACCTCCGGCATGGCAGGCATGTTCGCAGGCGGTTCCTTCGAACTGGCAAACTTTGCCAAGCAGAACCCGGCGCTGAAGATGGGTGTCTTCGCAGCCCCCGGCCTGAAGGCGGAAGACGAGAAGCTCGTCGGCCTGTTCTTCGATTCCGGTTTCGGTGCCAATGCCAAGCCAAAGGATGAGGCTGCCGCCGTCAAGTTCCTGAACTACGCGGCCAGCAAGGAATTCGCGCAGGCCTTTGCCAACCGCCTCAGCAATGTGTCCGCGGTTCCGGGCGTCACCTTCGACAGCCCGCTTCTGGCCAAGGTGGCAGAGCTGAACAAGAACTCCATCGCCTATATGACGCTGGTGAACTTCCGTTACGGCGAACCCACGGGCTCCAACCTCATCCAGGCTGGCGTTTCCAAGCTGCTGAATGGTCAGGCGACACCCGCCGATGTCGGCAAGTCGATGACCGATGGTCTGGCTGCCTGGTACGCGCCGTTCAAAAAGTAA
- a CDS encoding carbohydrate ABC transporter permease has protein sequence MISSQLTGRRLWIAALVVPPIAFMCLFLVYPILSAFAYAFYEWHGLARGDFIWFDNFHRVLFEFPFSERTINAFKHNIFVFFALMVLQNGLGFILAYCLWRELWGARFHRIAVFLPVVLSTVIVGLLWKLFYHPLFGAVNASLRAVGLGSLAQPWLGQDSTALTAIVVANAWHMVGFPTLVFLAGMQRIPSEILDAVRMETESEWVKMSKIVWPLVAPSATVVFTLLFVGAFNWFELPFIMGGVDGSPHGATDVLGLYFYRTAFGSMSASAENFGPGSALAVLIFLFIAVVSSVITIRLRKREIQL, from the coding sequence ATGATTTCCAGCCAGTTGACAGGTCGAAGATTATGGATTGCAGCACTCGTCGTGCCGCCCATTGCCTTCATGTGTCTGTTTCTCGTCTATCCGATCCTATCGGCCTTCGCCTATGCCTTCTATGAATGGCACGGGCTGGCTCGTGGCGATTTCATCTGGTTTGATAATTTCCATCGCGTTTTGTTTGAGTTTCCGTTCTCGGAACGAACGATCAACGCGTTCAAACACAATATCTTCGTCTTCTTCGCCCTGATGGTGTTGCAGAACGGCCTTGGCTTCATTCTCGCCTATTGCCTGTGGCGCGAGCTTTGGGGTGCGCGCTTCCACCGCATCGCTGTGTTTCTGCCGGTCGTGCTTTCGACCGTCATCGTCGGTCTGCTGTGGAAACTGTTCTATCATCCGCTATTCGGCGCGGTGAATGCGAGCCTTCGCGCGGTCGGACTTGGCAGTCTGGCCCAGCCATGGCTGGGGCAGGATTCGACAGCACTGACCGCGATTGTCGTTGCCAATGCCTGGCACATGGTGGGTTTCCCGACGCTGGTTTTTCTTGCTGGCATGCAGCGCATCCCTTCAGAAATCCTGGATGCCGTGCGGATGGAAACCGAAAGCGAATGGGTGAAGATGAGCAAGATCGTCTGGCCGCTGGTCGCGCCTTCCGCTACCGTTGTCTTCACCCTGCTCTTCGTCGGTGCGTTCAACTGGTTTGAACTGCCCTTCATCATGGGTGGCGTCGATGGCTCGCCGCATGGCGCAACAGACGTGCTTGGCCTCTACTTCTACCGGACTGCCTTCGGCAGCATGTCTGCGTCGGCTGAAAACTTCGGTCCCGGCAGTGCGCTCGCTGTGCTGATCTTCCTGTTCATCGCCGTGGTTTCCAGCGTCATCACCATCCGGCTGCGCAAGCGGGAGATCCAGCTATGA
- a CDS encoding carbohydrate ABC transporter permease: MRKSVESSTFRTFGWDGLIQILLIGNSIVMLAPIVIMVFSAFKTNAQIFQSPFSIPDFTNVKSILRVWNETDFLLYMGNSLIVTGASIALILILGTMAAYAIARYEFRGSGLILLFFLAGLTLPLKLAIIPLFIQMRDFGLIDSRLSLIFIYVATGLPTTVFIMTGFIRSLPNELEDAARMDGANEARIMWSIMLPLVRPAMVIAAIQNVVPIWNDFFFPLIFIQNNNLKTLPQGLTTFMGEFGTDWGVLFSGLTLSALPIIILYIALSRQFINGMTAGAIK; encoded by the coding sequence ATGAGGAAATCCGTCGAGAGCAGCACATTCCGCACCTTCGGCTGGGATGGGCTGATCCAGATTCTTCTGATCGGCAACAGCATCGTCATGCTGGCTCCTATCGTCATCATGGTGTTTTCCGCCTTCAAAACCAATGCTCAGATTTTCCAGTCGCCGTTCTCAATTCCAGACTTCACCAATGTGAAGAGCATTTTGCGGGTGTGGAACGAGACGGATTTTCTGCTCTACATGGGCAATTCGCTCATCGTTACCGGCGCCTCAATTGCGCTGATCCTGATCCTCGGCACCATGGCGGCCTATGCCATTGCCCGCTACGAATTTCGTGGCTCCGGCCTCATTCTGCTGTTCTTCCTTGCGGGCCTGACCCTGCCGCTGAAGCTTGCCATCATTCCCCTCTTCATCCAGATGCGCGATTTCGGCCTGATCGACTCGCGGCTCTCGCTGATCTTCATCTATGTCGCCACCGGCCTGCCGACGACCGTCTTCATCATGACCGGCTTCATTCGCAGCCTGCCAAACGAGCTGGAAGATGCAGCGCGCATGGATGGGGCGAACGAGGCCCGCATCATGTGGTCCATCATGCTGCCGCTGGTGCGTCCTGCCATGGTGATTGCCGCGATCCAGAACGTGGTACCCATCTGGAACGACTTCTTCTTCCCGCTGATCTTCATCCAGAACAACAATCTGAAAACCCTGCCGCAGGGCCTGACGACCTTCATGGGTGAGTTCGGCACGGATTGGGGCGTGCTGTTTTCCGGCCTCACGCTCTCGGCACTGCCGATCATCATTCTCTACATCGCTCTGTCACGGCAATTCATCAATGGCATGACGGCGGGCGCTATCAAGTAG
- a CDS encoding ABC transporter permease, translated as MNYLLRRLVTFPLVMLGVSILVFVAIRLVPGDSITAMLGTEAGLLTPDQRQALAAYFGLDQGWLVQYGKWLSGVISGNLGLSVTYGKPVLDVILQRFPLTLELAVLSMLIAICCGLPLGVFAATRNGRGSDLGVRIFAMIGQSTPSFVIGLGIIYVLSAGFGILPSMGEYIPFAQDPLGNLSQLILPALTLGLSFTASVTRISRSAMLDVLSDDYVRTARSKGVSKRHVIWRHALPNALIPVVTLSGVEFGYLLGGAVLVEQIFALPGLGRMTLEAILQRDYALVQGAVLFVALNFMIVNLLVDLAYVMLDPRIRLGGRS; from the coding sequence ATGAACTACCTGCTACGACGTCTCGTCACATTCCCTCTTGTGATGCTGGGCGTCTCTATTCTGGTTTTCGTGGCCATCCGCCTCGTTCCCGGTGACTCCATCACGGCCATGCTCGGCACGGAAGCGGGCCTGCTGACGCCGGATCAGCGCCAGGCGCTTGCCGCCTATTTCGGCCTCGATCAAGGCTGGCTCGTTCAATATGGCAAATGGCTGTCCGGCGTGATCTCCGGCAATCTCGGCCTGTCGGTTACCTATGGAAAGCCAGTGCTGGACGTGATCCTCCAGCGCTTTCCGCTGACGCTGGAGCTTGCCGTTCTTTCCATGCTGATTGCCATTTGCTGCGGCCTGCCGCTTGGCGTGTTCGCCGCCACGCGCAATGGGCGCGGCTCTGATCTCGGCGTGCGGATTTTCGCGATGATCGGCCAATCGACGCCCAGTTTCGTCATCGGTCTTGGCATCATCTACGTTCTCTCGGCGGGCTTCGGTATCCTGCCGTCCATGGGCGAATACATTCCGTTCGCACAGGACCCGCTTGGCAATCTCAGCCAGCTGATACTGCCCGCGCTGACACTTGGGCTTTCTTTCACGGCCTCCGTGACCCGCATTTCCCGCTCCGCGATGCTGGATGTGCTGAGCGACGATTATGTCAGAACGGCCCGCAGCAAGGGCGTATCCAAACGCCATGTCATCTGGCGGCACGCCCTGCCCAATGCGCTGATCCCGGTTGTGACCCTCAGCGGTGTCGAGTTCGGATATCTGCTGGGCGGTGCCGTGCTGGTGGAGCAGATTTTCGCGCTGCCCGGCCTTGGCCGCATGACGCTGGAGGCCATTCTTCAGCGGGATTATGCGCTGGTGCAGGGTGCCGTTCTGTTCGTGGCGCTGAACTTCATGATCGTCAATCTTCTGGTTGATCTCGCCTATGTCATGCTCGACCCGCGCATTCGTCTCGGAGGCCGGTCATGA
- the murQ gene encoding N-acetylmuramic acid 6-phosphate etherase, with amino-acid sequence MSHQHLMAELEQLVSEARNPNSMSIDLLPTEDILTVMNREDELVPAAVARVIPEIAKAVDEIVRAFREGGRLIYIGAGTSARLGVLDASECPPTFSVPEGMVVGLIAGGPKAILHAVEGAEDDVEEGRRNLQEINLSAKDVVVGIAVSGRTPYVVGALTYAQSIGAKTISLTCNPHSTLVEMADIAIAPVVGPEVVTGSTRLKSGTAQKLVLNMLTTASMIRIGKTYENLMVDLTISNQKLEARAIRIIAEATGCSADIAERHLKKSGNNVKRAILMILTGMEAQDADLALTRHDGFLRKAIAEAQA; translated from the coding sequence ATGTCGCACCAGCACCTGATGGCCGAACTAGAGCAGCTGGTTTCGGAAGCTCGCAATCCCAATTCCATGTCGATCGATCTGCTTCCGACTGAAGACATTCTAACCGTCATGAATCGGGAGGATGAACTGGTTCCGGCAGCGGTTGCCCGTGTTATCCCTGAAATCGCGAAGGCCGTGGACGAGATCGTCCGCGCGTTTCGCGAAGGCGGCCGCCTGATCTACATTGGCGCAGGAACGAGCGCCCGGCTCGGCGTTCTCGATGCATCCGAATGCCCGCCCACTTTCTCCGTGCCTGAGGGCATGGTCGTCGGTCTGATCGCAGGCGGTCCCAAGGCCATTCTGCATGCCGTGGAGGGTGCGGAAGACGATGTGGAGGAAGGCAGGCGCAATCTGCAAGAGATCAACCTGTCCGCCAAGGATGTTGTCGTCGGCATCGCGGTCAGCGGCAGAACGCCTTATGTGGTCGGTGCGCTGACTTATGCGCAATCCATCGGTGCCAAAACCATTTCGCTGACCTGCAATCCGCATTCGACGCTGGTCGAGATGGCAGACATCGCTATTGCGCCGGTCGTCGGGCCGGAAGTGGTAACCGGCTCCACGCGTCTGAAATCCGGCACCGCGCAAAAGCTGGTCTTGAACATGCTGACAACGGCCAGCATGATCCGCATTGGCAAGACCTATGAAAACCTGATGGTGGATCTGACCATCAGCAACCAGAAGCTCGAGGCGCGGGCTATCCGCATCATTGCCGAGGCAACGGGGTGTTCTGCGGACATTGCGGAGCGCCACCTGAAGAAGAGCGGCAATAACGTGAAGCGCGCAATCCTGATGATCCTCACAGGCATGGAAGCGCAGGATGCAGATCTCGCGCTGACCCGGCATGACGGTTTTCTTCGCAAGGCAATTGCAGAGGCGCAGGCCTGA
- a CDS encoding N-acetylglucosamine kinase has translation MTAELKDQVLFLGVDGGGTGCRARLVDEAGNVLGQGLSGPATTRLGVENAWASVMRAWTGAAEEAGLNPLEARNVKAGIGIAGLTRAGSREELEALPHPFGSICFTSDGAAACLGAHSGQDGGIVIAGTGSIGLAIVGGQELRAGGYGFPISDEGSGADLGLKAIQFSLRAFDGRREKTALLNEVLNRFDQTPAKIVGWMDKATATDYATFAPLVLRHADQGDAAARQIVQAGAEQIDALVRRLIEYGAPLVTLLGGLSGPLEPWLSPDVRRRLKPADGDAVSGSIILARRL, from the coding sequence ATGACAGCCGAGTTGAAGGACCAGGTGCTCTTTCTCGGTGTCGATGGCGGCGGCACTGGCTGCCGTGCGAGACTGGTGGATGAGGCGGGAAACGTGCTGGGTCAGGGTCTTTCTGGCCCTGCCACCACGCGGCTGGGCGTCGAAAACGCCTGGGCCTCGGTTATGCGGGCCTGGACGGGGGCTGCGGAAGAAGCGGGCCTTAATCCCTTAGAGGCTCGCAACGTCAAAGCCGGGATCGGCATTGCAGGCCTCACACGGGCGGGATCCCGCGAAGAACTGGAAGCACTACCACATCCTTTCGGCAGCATATGCTTCACCTCAGATGGAGCAGCCGCCTGTTTAGGAGCCCATTCCGGCCAAGATGGCGGCATCGTCATTGCAGGTACGGGCTCCATCGGGCTTGCCATTGTCGGCGGTCAGGAGTTGCGCGCCGGTGGCTATGGCTTTCCGATTTCCGATGAGGGCAGCGGTGCCGACCTCGGCCTGAAGGCCATCCAGTTTTCTCTGCGGGCTTTCGATGGGCGGCGCGAAAAGACAGCCCTGCTGAACGAAGTGCTGAACCGTTTCGACCAAACGCCAGCCAAGATCGTCGGCTGGATGGATAAGGCAACAGCGACCGACTACGCCACCTTCGCGCCGCTGGTTCTGCGCCATGCGGATCAAGGGGATGCGGCAGCACGGCAGATCGTACAGGCGGGTGCCGAGCAGATCGATGCGCTGGTGCGCAGGCTGATAGAATACGGTGCGCCTCTGGTTACCCTACTGGGGGGTCTTTCCGGCCCTCTTGAGCCGTGGCTTTCACCCGATGTACGCCGCCGCTTGAAGCCTGCCGATGGCGATGCGGTGAGCGGCTCGATCATTCTCGCAAGGCGACTTTAA
- a CDS encoding ABC transporter ATP-binding protein produces MARLSLRGIKKRFKAVEVLHGIDLDVNDRELIVFVGPSGCGKSTLLRLIAGLDPITDGEFLLNDKRMNEVAPSRRGIAMVFQSYALYPHMDVYENMAFGARLMGLSKAEVEARIAEATRMLRLEPLLERKPRELSGGQRQRVAIGRALVRKPQLLLLDEPLSNLDAALRSEVRLEIARLHREIGGTTIYVTHDQVEAMTLADRIVVMNGGRIEQFGSPRELYETPANTFVANFIGSPRMAMLGVEREGDRLIAPGIGAISLTRLPSAADRELMMGVRPDGMSISPDLQGEGFAAQVVYTEYLGDSAYVYVKMGEGAPVSIRCTPDTQYAPDTPVKIRVMADKLHFFSSKTSQRLAM; encoded by the coding sequence TTGGCTCGATTGTCACTGCGCGGAATCAAAAAGCGTTTCAAGGCCGTAGAGGTCTTGCATGGCATCGATCTCGATGTGAATGATCGCGAACTCATCGTCTTCGTTGGCCCTTCCGGCTGCGGGAAATCCACTCTTCTGCGCCTCATCGCAGGGCTGGACCCGATTACGGATGGCGAGTTCCTGCTAAACGACAAGCGCATGAACGAGGTGGCCCCCTCACGCCGCGGCATCGCCATGGTGTTCCAGTCCTATGCGCTTTATCCGCACATGGACGTTTACGAGAACATGGCCTTCGGTGCGCGGCTGATGGGGTTGAGCAAGGCGGAAGTGGAGGCGCGCATTGCGGAAGCAACGCGCATGCTGCGGCTTGAACCTCTGCTTGAGCGCAAGCCGCGCGAGCTTTCAGGCGGTCAGCGCCAGCGTGTGGCCATCGGGCGCGCACTGGTGCGCAAGCCGCAGCTTCTGCTGCTGGATGAGCCGCTGTCCAATCTCGATGCAGCACTTCGCTCGGAGGTGCGGCTTGAGATTGCCCGCCTTCACCGCGAGATCGGCGGCACGACCATCTATGTCACGCATGACCAGGTGGAGGCCATGACCCTGGCAGACCGGATTGTGGTGATGAATGGCGGCCGGATCGAGCAGTTCGGTTCTCCGCGTGAACTCTATGAGACACCGGCCAATACCTTCGTGGCGAACTTTATCGGCTCGCCGCGCATGGCGATGCTTGGTGTCGAGCGCGAGGGAGATCGGTTGATCGCGCCCGGCATTGGCGCGATTTCGTTGACACGCCTGCCCTCTGCCGCAGATCGTGAGTTGATGATGGGCGTGCGCCCGGATGGAATGAGCATTTCTCCCGATCTTCAGGGCGAAGGCTTTGCCGCACAGGTGGTTTACACCGAATATCTGGGAGACAGCGCCTACGTCTATGTCAAGATGGGCGAAGGAGCACCGGTTTCCATTCGCTGCACGCCGGATACGCAATACGCGCCCGATACGCCGGTCAAGATCCGCGTTATGGCGGACAAGCTCCACTTCTTCAGCAGCAAGACCTCACAACGCCTGGCGATGTGA
- a CDS encoding ABC transporter substrate-binding protein → MGATATPSLAATLKMAWAQDATGLDPHKQTAFSSIRLLELIYEPLVRLDGDLKVVPALAKEWTFSSDAKTLTFKLDPAAKFHNGTAVTSADVKASFTRILDQATGAAARANYVSIASIDTPDDKTVVFNLSQPDVPLLTAMGSINAAIVPASEITGGKIGTAAVGTGPFKLEKWEPNQKEVLKANAEWAGGKVGVDGIDISVLPDENAILAALRAKQVDFALLNDPLVATLVPKVAGLTLNRKPVLSYHVLQLNPSRKPMTELAVRQAISCAIDRQDVLDTALLGEGQITGPLTMPLYRSDPNSLFCYKKDLEKAKKLMADAGFKDGFSATVIAATGEPPTAASEAQVIQSQLKEIGIKLDIKLMELNVYVDTWLKGDFDMAVALNGGRADPYTMYNRYWTKAGNLQKVSNYVDDTLDDLMQKGRVETDIAKRKEIFAAFDKHLAEKSPWIWLYTGYSYTAQQQNVQNFVATPDGSLFGLSKVSLK, encoded by the coding sequence ATGGGTGCCACTGCCACTCCAAGCCTTGCCGCAACGTTGAAAATGGCCTGGGCGCAGGATGCAACGGGCCTCGACCCACATAAACAGACTGCATTTTCTTCCATTCGCCTGCTCGAACTCATCTATGAACCGCTGGTGCGCCTTGATGGTGATCTCAAGGTCGTTCCGGCTCTTGCCAAGGAATGGACCTTCTCTTCCGATGCCAAGACGCTGACCTTCAAGCTGGACCCTGCGGCGAAGTTTCATAACGGCACAGCTGTTACATCCGCCGATGTGAAGGCCTCCTTCACCCGTATTCTGGATCAGGCGACCGGTGCCGCCGCGCGCGCCAACTATGTGTCGATCGCCAGCATCGATACGCCCGATGACAAGACTGTCGTCTTCAACCTCTCCCAGCCGGATGTGCCCTTGCTGACAGCCATGGGCAGCATCAATGCAGCCATCGTCCCGGCGTCCGAAATCACCGGCGGCAAGATCGGCACGGCAGCTGTCGGCACCGGCCCCTTCAAGCTGGAAAAGTGGGAGCCGAACCAGAAGGAAGTGCTGAAAGCCAATGCCGAATGGGCTGGCGGTAAGGTGGGTGTCGATGGTATCGACATTAGCGTTCTGCCGGATGAAAACGCCATTCTCGCAGCCCTTCGCGCCAAGCAGGTGGATTTCGCCCTACTGAACGATCCGCTGGTCGCAACGCTCGTGCCAAAGGTTGCCGGATTGACGCTGAACCGCAAGCCGGTCCTCTCCTACCACGTGCTGCAACTCAACCCATCGCGCAAGCCGATGACGGAACTTGCCGTTCGTCAGGCCATTTCCTGCGCCATCGACCGGCAGGATGTTCTGGATACCGCCCTTCTGGGTGAAGGCCAGATCACCGGCCCTCTGACCATGCCGCTCTATCGTTCGGATCCGAACTCTCTCTTCTGCTACAAGAAGGATCTGGAGAAGGCGAAGAAGCTGATGGCTGATGCTGGCTTCAAGGATGGCTTTTCGGCTACCGTGATCGCAGCAACCGGCGAGCCGCCAACCGCTGCTTCCGAAGCGCAGGTGATCCAGTCGCAACTGAAGGAGATCGGCATCAAGCTCGATATCAAGCTGATGGAACTGAACGTCTATGTCGACACCTGGCTGAAGGGTGATTTCGATATGGCCGTGGCTCTCAACGGCGGCCGCGCTGATCCCTACACCATGTATAACCGTTACTGGACCAAGGCCGGCAACCTGCAAAAGGTATCAAACTACGTCGATGACACGCTGGATGATCTGATGCAGAAGGGCCGCGTGGAAACCGATATTGCCAAGCGCAAGGAAATCTTCGCCGCCTTCGACAAGCATCTGGCTGAAAAATCGCCATGGATCTGGCTCTACACCGGCTATTCCTACACGGCACAGCAGCAGAACGTACAAAACTTCGTCGCAACCCCTGATGGATCGCTGTTTGGGCTTTCCAAGGTTTCGTTGAAGTAA
- a CDS encoding MurR/RpiR family transcriptional regulator: MSVLKVIQAKLDSMTDAERQIGQFIIDDPDRMVQLSSAELAAATGRSQSSVVKFSQKIGYDGYQQLKLAVTKAKAQEWRVPSGMIHGTIDAGDNFVTIQQKLVASKVSAMQQTMQVNAEDAVTQAVAALAKARRIHLAGIGASSLVARDFSYKLLKLGLMVLMDRDPHVQMANAASLGERDVLFAISQSGGNSETIRLAELARTCGAKVITLTGLHGNKLAQLADISLHTVADEERVRSSAITSRDAQLAICDLVFLLLIAKLPGANDAIHASEAAVSILKT; the protein is encoded by the coding sequence ATGTCGGTTCTCAAGGTTATCCAGGCGAAGCTGGATTCCATGACGGATGCCGAGCGCCAGATCGGCCAGTTCATTATCGATGATCCCGACCGCATGGTTCAGCTTTCCTCGGCCGAACTGGCGGCTGCCACTGGGCGCAGCCAGTCCAGCGTGGTCAAGTTCTCGCAGAAGATCGGCTATGATGGCTATCAGCAGCTGAAGCTTGCCGTCACCAAGGCCAAGGCACAGGAATGGCGCGTGCCTTCCGGCATGATCCACGGCACGATCGATGCAGGCGATAATTTCGTCACCATTCAGCAGAAGCTGGTGGCGAGCAAGGTGTCTGCCATGCAGCAGACCATGCAGGTGAACGCCGAGGATGCGGTGACGCAAGCGGTTGCAGCACTTGCCAAGGCACGCCGTATTCATCTGGCGGGCATCGGTGCCTCATCGCTGGTAGCGCGGGACTTTTCCTACAAACTGCTGAAGCTTGGCCTGATGGTGCTGATGGACCGCGACCCGCACGTGCAGATGGCGAATGCTGCCTCGTTGGGCGAGCGCGACGTGCTTTTCGCCATTTCGCAGTCAGGCGGCAACAGTGAGACGATCCGGCTGGCGGAACTGGCCCGCACATGCGGAGCCAAGGTCATTACACTGACAGGCCTCCACGGTAACAAGCTGGCGCAACTGGCCGACATCTCGCTGCATACGGTGGCTGATGAGGAGCGGGTTCGCTCCTCCGCCATCACGTCACGCGATGCGCAGCTTGCCATCTGCGATCTCGTTTTCCTGCTGCTGATTGCCAAGCTTCCTGGCGCAAACGATGCCATTCACGCCAGCGAGGCGGCAGTTTCCATCCTCAAGACTTAG
- the murA gene encoding UDP-N-acetylglucosamine 1-carboxyvinyltransferase gives MDELHITGGNRLDGAVPISGAKNAALPQIAAALLSPHPLELTNLPKVSDVENMLRIISQYGAELRQDAAGTTIHAAQLTPGEVDYETVRKMRASILVLAPLLSRFGAARVSLPGGCAIGARPVDMHLKVLTALGTTISVEGGYIVASTNGGLKGARIVLSGPSVGATETALMAACCAKGETEILNAAREPEVVDLVACLTAMGAEIEGAGTHRLLVKGETNWRPASHHAIPDRVEAGTYAAAAMITGGRIELVNARMEHMASVLQVLESMGATVWPGDRGVVVNGSERIKHADITTEPYPGFPTDLQAQFMAMACLADGASVIRETIFENRFMHVPELGRLGADIALNGAVALVRGKPFLKGAPVMATDLRASVCLVLAALAAEGETVIKRVYHLDRGYEQLDRKLSQCGANIRRVSR, from the coding sequence ATGGACGAACTGCATATCACTGGCGGCAACAGGCTGGATGGCGCAGTGCCGATTTCCGGTGCCAAGAACGCCGCTCTTCCGCAAATCGCCGCAGCGCTCCTCTCTCCCCATCCGCTGGAGCTGACGAACCTGCCGAAGGTCTCGGATGTGGAGAACATGCTGCGGATTATTTCCCAGTATGGCGCGGAACTGAGACAGGATGCGGCAGGCACCACCATTCACGCAGCGCAACTGACGCCGGGCGAAGTGGATTATGAAACGGTGCGCAAAATGCGCGCTTCCATTCTTGTGCTGGCCCCTCTCCTGTCCCGGTTCGGTGCCGCCCGCGTTTCCTTGCCCGGCGGCTGCGCGATTGGCGCAAGGCCGGTTGATATGCACCTGAAGGTTCTGACCGCACTCGGTACCACAATCTCCGTCGAGGGCGGCTACATCGTTGCGTCTACCAATGGCGGCCTGAAAGGTGCGCGTATCGTTCTATCAGGGCCATCGGTTGGTGCCACGGAAACTGCATTGATGGCGGCCTGCTGTGCCAAGGGTGAAACGGAAATCCTGAATGCGGCCCGCGAGCCGGAAGTGGTGGATCTCGTCGCCTGCCTGACCGCCATGGGTGCCGAGATCGAAGGCGCTGGCACGCATCGCCTTCTGGTGAAGGGAGAAACGAACTGGCGGCCTGCCAGCCACCATGCCATTCCCGACCGCGTGGAAGCAGGCACCTATGCCGCCGCTGCGATGATCACCGGCGGACGGATCGAGCTTGTCAATGCGCGCATGGAGCATATGGCATCCGTTCTGCAAGTGCTGGAAAGCATGGGTGCAACCGTATGGCCCGGAGACCGGGGGGTGGTGGTGAACGGCAGTGAACGGATCAAACATGCCGATATCACCACTGAGCCCTATCCCGGCTTTCCGACAGACCTCCAGGCGCAGTTCATGGCCATGGCCTGCCTTGCGGATGGAGCAAGCGTCATTCGCGAAACCATTTTCGAAAACCGCTTCATGCATGTGCCGGAACTGGGCCGTCTGGGAGCCGATATCGCCCTGAACGGAGCGGTGGCTCTGGTGCGAGGCAAGCCGTTCCTCAAGGGTGCGCCGGTCATGGCGACGGACCTGCGCGCCTCCGTCTGTCTCGTTCTGGCAGCGCTTGCGGCAGAGGGCGAAACGGTCATCAAGCGCGTCTATCATCTGGACCGCGGCTACGAGCAGTTGGACCGCAAGCTCTCCCAATGCGGCGCAAACATCCGGCGGGTGTCCCGATGA